From one Paenibacillus sp. FSL K6-1330 genomic stretch:
- a CDS encoding VOC family protein produces MKTLGSMNVDVITLFVEDLQRVRAFYQEVFRFSATYEDEVSAVFDFGNMSINLLNISEAYGLIHPGTVASRESGSRFQFTIRVEDVDAVCNELNKQGVALLNGPVDRPWGVRTAAFTDPAGHVWEIAQQLL; encoded by the coding sequence AATGTAGATGTTATAACGTTGTTTGTGGAGGATTTGCAAAGGGTGAGAGCGTTCTATCAAGAAGTATTTCGATTTTCCGCCACATATGAAGACGAAGTGTCTGCAGTATTTGATTTCGGAAATATGAGCATTAACCTCCTGAATATTTCCGAGGCATACGGTCTGATCCATCCTGGAACAGTTGCAAGCCGAGAATCCGGATCTCGTTTCCAGTTTACCATTAGGGTGGAAGATGTGGATGCAGTATGTAATGAATTGAATAAACAAGGTGTTGCTCTACTTAATGGTCCAGTGGATCGACCGTGGGGGGTACGCACTGCTGCCTTCACAGATCCGGCAGGACATGTTTGGGAGATAGCGCAGCAATTGTTATAG